One genomic region from Terriglobales bacterium encodes:
- a CDS encoding NlpC/P60 family protein gives MDGPKANLVAWVIVLGVLPSAAVAQHTAKSTANRPVQTSANSVSESSPSRLLTTDESLAIIGAALEIRFSTHSSGDCSHLVHAIYERAGFPYRYADSSRLYDGTEPFRQVAHPQPGDLAVWRGHAAIVISPAQHSFFSSTRSGLRVESYDSEYWKHRGSPRFFRYTRPASSGSASAARTASAHPPLLRNVDSRTPLTLEGHSDNVSGDKPSTSGLATVSNFPPILITHTVRPTPKQVNETLSQHFDETGKALRAQNVLRLSERLIVFDHLEISVVHLKENQAYVGVKINGISSLEAGRGTRKKRSEQQRWVLTRRDGDTWELLLAPKATYLPRDLAIRIFANQLAALAEPSEAGDSSKDQAQLARILLLLLDK, from the coding sequence ATGGATGGGCCTAAGGCAAACCTGGTTGCTTGGGTCATTGTTCTGGGTGTGCTTCCTTCTGCGGCAGTGGCGCAGCACACGGCGAAATCGACGGCCAATCGCCCTGTCCAGACATCCGCAAATTCAGTTTCAGAGTCCAGCCCGTCTCGCCTGCTGACGACGGATGAAAGTCTGGCGATCATTGGGGCCGCACTTGAGATCCGTTTCAGTACGCACTCCAGCGGGGACTGCTCTCACTTAGTTCACGCCATTTACGAACGGGCAGGTTTTCCTTACCGCTATGCCGATTCGTCCCGACTCTACGACGGAACCGAGCCCTTTCGACAAGTCGCGCATCCGCAGCCGGGTGATCTGGCGGTATGGCGTGGGCACGCCGCCATTGTGATAAGTCCCGCGCAGCACTCTTTCTTCAGCTCAACACGGTCGGGACTTCGGGTCGAATCTTACGACTCCGAATATTGGAAACATCGGGGTTCCCCTCGATTTTTCCGCTACACGAGGCCTGCTTCGTCGGGTTCGGCTTCGGCAGCTCGAACCGCTTCGGCCCACCCGCCACTTCTGCGCAACGTCGACTCACGCACGCCACTCACCCTCGAAGGACATTCCGACAATGTGTCAGGTGATAAGCCTTCAACCTCCGGGCTTGCGACCGTGAGCAACTTTCCTCCCATCCTTATCACTCATACGGTTCGGCCCACACCAAAACAGGTGAATGAAACGCTTTCGCAGCATTTTGACGAGACCGGCAAGGCATTGCGAGCTCAGAATGTGTTGAGGCTCTCCGAACGTCTAATTGTTTTTGATCACCTGGAAATCAGCGTTGTGCACCTCAAGGAAAACCAAGCCTACGTTGGCGTGAAAATTAACGGCATATCTTCGCTTGAAGCCGGCCGTGGGACTCGGAAGAAGCGCTCGGAGCAGCAGCGCTGGGTGCTAACTCGCCGGGACGGCGACACCTGGGAATTGCTGCTCGCACCGAAAGCCACTTACCTGCCGCGCGATCTAGCGATACGAATCTTCGCAAACCAACTTGCCGCCTTAGCCGAACCGTCAGAAGCAGGCGACTCGTCTAA